Part of the Paludisphaera borealis genome, CGTCGCGTCCGGGCCGTCGATGGTCGCGGCGCGGAGGCTGAGCATCGTGTTCGGCGACTCGGGGCGATTCACGTTGAGGTAGTAGCAGAATCGCTCGGAGAGCCCTTCGAGCCGGAAACCGCCGTCGGCGCTGGTGGTCGTCCTGCCGACGCCGTCGGGCGGGAGGCGCCAATCGTATCCTTGGAAGACGCCCGTCTCGCGCCCCTCCGCGTCGAGCGAAATGGCGGTGCCTACTTGAACCTTCGCGCCGGCGACCGGCTCGCCGCGCTCGTTGACCACCTTGCCCTGGAGGACGGCCGCCTTGGCGAACGTCAGATCGAGCGAGACGGGCTCGCCCAACGGCAATCGCCCCTGGATGTCATTCGGATGAGGATTCTTGACCGCGTAAATCGACGGCTGCTTGCTCCAGGCGATCCCCATGCCGGGCGCCTGGCCGAGAATGAAGCACGGGGCGTGGGGCGTCTGTTCCTTGGGGAACGGGTGGCCGTTGAACGAGGTCCAGACAGACAGGCGGGCGTCGCGGAATTCGTAGCGACCGGAGGCGTCGGCCACAGTCGTGGCGACCGGCCTCATTTTCAGGCCTTCGCTCGTGATGGTGTAAAGCGTGAGGCTCGCCCCCGCCACCGGCTCGCCCTGTTCGTCGCGGGCGACCCCCGACACGTTGACGGGTATCGATTCGGGAATTGGTCCTGGCTCCCAAGATCCGGCGTCGGGCTTGATCGCCGCCTTCTTCACGTACCGCTCCCCACTCGATTGTCTCGGTTGGCGGAAATCGGGGACGAACGGCTTCGCCTCCGCGTTCGTCTCGGGCGGCTGGGACGACGGCTGCTGCCCGTAAGCGACGAGCAACAGCGCGGGGACGGCCAAGGTGGATGCGGCGAGGGCGACGGCGGATCGCGAGAGCTGCATGGCGGGTTCCTCCGGGTTGAGGATGCGACGGATGCGGTCGACGAGGTGGTTCTGGGCCATGAACGCCCCGTGGGGGAACGGAGCGCCGGGGGACGGGGCGTCGGCGAGGACGAACAGGGCGCCGGCGTAGTCGAGCGCGCGGCCGGTGTGGTCGACGACGATGCGGTCGCAGCAGTGCTCGCGCTCGCGGCGGACCCAGCCCGACACGATCCAGACGGCCGGATGGAAGAACAGGGCCGATTCGATCACGCGCTGAAGCAGGTTCACGAGGTTATCCCACCGCCGGACGTGGGCCAGCTCGTGGAGCAGGGCCATCTCGACCTGCTCGGGACTCCAGCCCGAAACGGCCGACGCCGGCAGCAGGATCAACGGCCGCGCGATTCCCAGGAGCATCGGCCCGGCGATCCGGTCGCAGACGCCGACGGCCACCCGCCGGCCGATCCCCAACGACCCGGCCAGGCGCGCCGAGAGCGCTGACAAATCGGGATCGCCCACGACCCGACTGCGCTGCTTCAGTCGCTCGGCGCCGAGCAATCCGGCGGCGAGATACGCGAACGTCCAGGGCGCGCCCAGAAGCCACACGCCGGGCAACGTCCGCGCGGCGAGGTTCATATAAATAATGACGTGCGAATTAAGCGATGCATCTCGCGACGGTACGACGATGGACTCGCCGCGCTTCGGGGCCGGGAGGGCCGGGGCGAACGCGATCGGAGGGGCGGTCAACGCCTTGGATTCCCTCGGAATCGCGACGGCCGATCGCGGTCCGTCGGCGATCGTCCAGGCGATGGCGGCGGGGGCGAGGGCCAGGGCGGCGAGCGTCGCCAGCGCGAAGGCGTGGCGGACGTCGGGATGGGCCCTCCGCATCGCCCGGCGGCCGATCGCGGCGAGGGCGGTCAGCGCGGCGCCGACCCAGAGGAAATGGAGCATGGTCCAGCCGGCGGCGGTCCAGGCCGGCGAGTTCGCCCAGGTCGAGACGTTCATGCGTCGGCCTCCCGCTTCTTGGATCGCGGCTTTTCACTCTTCTCGTCGAGCAGGCGACGGATCTCGTCGCGGTCGCGCGGGCTGAGCTTGCCGGCTTCGAGCATGTGGGCCACCAACCCCTG contains:
- a CDS encoding M56 family metallopeptidase; protein product: MNVSTWANSPAWTAAGWTMLHFLWVGAALTALAAIGRRAMRRAHPDVRHAFALATLAALALAPAAIAWTIADGPRSAVAIPRESKALTAPPIAFAPALPAPKRGESIVVPSRDASLNSHVIIYMNLAARTLPGVWLLGAPWTFAYLAAGLLGAERLKQRSRVVGDPDLSALSARLAGSLGIGRRVAVGVCDRIAGPMLLGIARPLILLPASAVSGWSPEQVEMALLHELAHVRRWDNLVNLLQRVIESALFFHPAVWIVSGWVRREREHCCDRIVVDHTGRALDYAGALFVLADAPSPGAPFPHGAFMAQNHLVDRIRRILNPEEPAMQLSRSAVALAASTLAVPALLLVAYGQQPSSQPPETNAEAKPFVPDFRQPRQSSGERYVKKAAIKPDAGSWEPGPIPESIPVNVSGVARDEQGEPVAGASLTLYTITSEGLKMRPVATTVADASGRYEFRDARLSVWTSFNGHPFPKEQTPHAPCFILGQAPGMGIAWSKQPSIYAVKNPHPNDIQGRLPLGEPVSLDLTFAKAAVLQGKVVNERGEPVAGAKVQVGTAISLDAEGRETGVFQGYDWRLPPDGVGRTTTSADGGFRLEGLSERFCYYLNVNRPESPNTMLSLRAATIDGPDATHEEPPIGPDFAPRSHQARTNPLIIKFPNVRQIDVSVVGDDDGKPVAGADVRLGSPWWSTGFVAEGITDASGKARLGLPPGEYAVTGSSPPKNSRYLRTNRGPLVVEAGDAPLPLEIRQKPGAELIIEAVEAGTGKPIPGVFFWWTDDDQPDQKIEPGDDLVEVLERTSTNEKGELRGLLTPRPGRRHRFFFGGMGAPNRDWFSPAAPEKHGYEATPAQSEPVELVPGKPIRLRFELRKGKAS